A genomic window from Brassica napus cultivar Da-Ae chromosome A5 unlocalized genomic scaffold, Da-Ae chrA05_Random_4, whole genome shotgun sequence includes:
- the LOC125594307 gene encoding plastidal glycolate/glycerate translocator 1, chloroplastic-like: protein MATPLAAPLFSPLALSSARNRRSYPKIRFQSNNGSPLESNGHQKLNLSKCSKLNGQRSKFLQMGSREMTFGRKLSVQAADGAGTGNTSTITSNVLAAAHLLVSLGIILAADQFLKQAFIAASIKFPSALFGMFCIFSVLMILDSVVPAAANGMMSFFEPAFLFIQRWLPLFYVPSLVVLPLSVRDIPAASGLKICYIVAGGWLASLCVAGFTAIAVRKMVNTEMTEAEPMAKPSPFSALELWSWSGIFVASFVGALFYPNSLGTSARTCLPFLLSSTVLGYIVGTGLPSAIKKVFHPIICCALSALLAALAFGYASGSGLDPVLGNYLTKVASDPGAGDILMGFLGSVILTFAFSMFKQRKLVKRHAAEIFTSVIVSTLFSLYSTALVGRLVGLEPSLTVSILPRCITVALALSIVSLFEGTNSSLTAAVVVVTGLIGANFVQVVLDKLRLNDPIARGIATASSAHGLGTAALSAKEPEALPFCAIAYALTGIFGSLLCSVPAVRQSLLAVVG, encoded by the exons ATGGCTACTCCTTTAGCAGCTCCTCTCTTCTCCCCTTTAGCTCTTTCTTCCGCAAGAAACCGCCGTTCGTATCCCAAGATCCGATTCCAGTCGAACAATGGGAGCCCTTTGGAGTCCAATGGACACCAGAAGCTGAATCTATCGAAATGTAGTAAACTAAATGGACAAAGGAGTAAGTTCCTGCAAATGGGTTCTCGAGAGATGACTTTTGGGAGAAAACTCTCAGTTCAAGCCGCGGATGGTGCAGGGACAGGGAACACATCAACGATCACTAGTAAC GTGTTGGCGGCAGCGCACTTGTTGGTGTCACTTGGGATCATACTAGCGGCAGACCAGTTCTTGAAACAGGCTTTCATAGCGGCGTCCATAAAGTTCCCAAGCGCTTTGTTTGGGATGTTTTGTATTTTCTCTGTTCTTATGATATTAGATTCTGTTGTCCCCGCTGCTGCAAACGGTATGATGAGTTTCTTCGAGCCTGCGTTTCTGTTCATACAGAGATGGCTTCCTTTGTTCTACGTTCCCTCTCTTGTGGTTCTCCCTCTTTCCGTCAGAGATATTCCCGCCGCTTCAGGCCTCAAAATCTGCTACATTGTTG CTGGTGGATGGTTGGCGTCTCTTTGTGTAGCAGGGTTCACAGCTATTGCAGTGAGGAAAATGGTGAATACCGAGATGACGGAAGCTGAGCCTATGGCAAAACCTTCTCCATTCTCAGCACTTGAGCTGTGGAGTTGGAGTGGGATCTTTGTTGCGTCGTTTGTTGGTGCTCTGTTTTACCCTAATTCGTTGGGGACAAGTGCAAGGACTTGTCTCCCTTTCCTTCTTTCTTCTACTGTTCTAGGTTACATTGTCGGTACCGG GTTGCCATCTGCTATCAAGAAAGTATTCCATCCGATAATCTGCTGCGCTCTATCTGCGCTACTCGCTGCTCTAGCTTTTGGATATGCTTCAGGATCTGGACTTGATCCTGTTTTAG GAAACTACCTCACAAAAGTAGCATCGGATCCTGGTGCTGGTGACATTTTAATGGGTTTTCTTGGCTCTGTCATTCTCACTTTCGCTTTCTCCATGTTCAAACAGAGAAAG CTTGTGAAGCGGCATGCAGCTGAGATCTTTACGTCTGTGATCGTTTCAACGCTATTCTCGCTCTACTCCACTGCTCTTGTTGGACGTTTAGTTGGTTTGGAGCCATCTTTAACGGTTTCAATCCTACCTCGCTGCATCACGGTTGCGTTAGCCCTTAGCATTGTTTCACTCTTTGAAG GGACCAATTCGTCGCTTACAGCAGCTGTAGTGGTTGTGACCGGTCTGATCGGAGCTAACTTTGTACAAGTTGTTCTTGACAAACTGCGTTTAAATGATCCTATTGCTCGAGGAATCGCAACTGCTTCAAG TGCTCATGGACTTGGAACAGCAGCTTTGTCTGCTAAGGAGCCAGAGGCACTTCCCTTCTGTGCAATTGCTTATGCTCTCACTGGAATCTTCGGATCCTTACTCTGTTCTGTCCCTGCCGTCCGACAGAGTTTGCTGGCTGTCGTCGGATGA